The following are encoded together in the Kribbella voronezhensis genome:
- a CDS encoding class I SAM-dependent methyltransferase, translating to MVVRALSFGTVAEAYERFRPGYPVELLELVTAYAGMPIRNALEIGAGTGKATRLFAQAGIAVTATEPDAAMLAELRKHLPTNVTTAQAAFEDLPLDSAYDLVYSAAALHWTNPEGRWARMSALVRPGGVFASFGVPIQLADPALQDAARAARAPYLEDDGIPSPDGTPADRPMQWPGTELQQSEWFTDVQQSVIERRLTISAHDYIGQLSTVSAYVMLPPADRNEVFRRTLEILPETVELDAQIHLHLARRLP from the coding sequence ATGGTTGTGCGTGCGTTGAGCTTTGGGACGGTGGCGGAGGCGTACGAAAGGTTCCGGCCCGGGTACCCGGTGGAACTCCTCGAGCTGGTGACGGCGTACGCCGGTATGCCGATCCGAAACGCTCTCGAGATCGGCGCCGGGACAGGCAAGGCGACGCGCCTGTTTGCGCAGGCAGGGATCGCCGTCACGGCGACCGAGCCGGACGCTGCCATGCTCGCCGAGCTACGCAAACACCTGCCGACAAACGTCACCACCGCGCAGGCCGCCTTCGAGGATCTGCCCCTGGATTCGGCGTACGACCTGGTCTACTCGGCCGCCGCCCTGCACTGGACCAACCCTGAAGGCCGGTGGGCCCGCATGTCCGCACTCGTCCGACCGGGCGGCGTGTTCGCCTCGTTCGGAGTACCGATCCAACTGGCCGACCCGGCGCTCCAGGATGCCGCGCGCGCGGCACGTGCCCCGTACCTGGAGGACGACGGCATCCCATCGCCCGACGGCACCCCCGCGGATCGCCCGATGCAATGGCCCGGCACGGAGCTCCAGCAATCCGAGTGGTTCACCGACGTCCAGCAGTCGGTGATCGAAAGACGCCTGACGATCAGCGCCCACGACTACATCGGACAACTCTCCACAGTCTCGGCCTACGTAATGCTGCCACCCGCCGATCGCAACGAGGTCTTCCGCCGAACCCTCGAGATCCTCCCCGAAACCGTAGAACTCGACGCCCAAATCCACCTCCACCTAGCCCGCCGCCTCCCTTGA
- the msrA gene encoding peptide-methionine (S)-S-oxide reductase MsrA: protein MSFFKRNTALVEPEAALPGRQEPGFAVPADNIVLGTPQTAPAPAGFEEVWFGTGCFWGTEEIFWQQPGVYTTAVGYAGGYTPNPSYEEVCTGRTGHTEAVRVVYDPTKTTFTDLLKVFWETHDPTQGMRQGNDLGSQYRSAIYYTTDAQRTEAERTRDLYAPVIKPLGYGDITTEIAPLGSHYYAEGYHQQYLSSYKNPNGYRCHSNTGVPFPE from the coding sequence ATGTCGTTCTTCAAGCGCAACACAGCCCTGGTCGAGCCCGAGGCTGCCCTGCCCGGCCGCCAGGAGCCCGGATTCGCCGTACCGGCGGACAACATCGTGCTCGGTACGCCGCAGACCGCGCCCGCTCCGGCCGGCTTCGAGGAAGTCTGGTTCGGCACCGGCTGCTTCTGGGGCACCGAGGAGATCTTCTGGCAGCAGCCCGGCGTCTACACGACAGCCGTCGGCTACGCGGGTGGGTACACACCCAACCCGTCGTACGAGGAGGTCTGCACCGGCCGCACCGGCCACACCGAGGCGGTCCGCGTCGTCTACGACCCCACCAAGACCACCTTCACCGACCTGCTGAAGGTCTTCTGGGAAACCCACGACCCGACCCAGGGCATGCGCCAGGGCAACGACCTCGGCTCGCAGTACCGCTCGGCCATCTACTACACCACCGACGCCCAGCGCACCGAAGCCGAACGCACCCGCGACCTCTACGCCCCGGTCATCAAGCCCCTCGGCTACGGCGACATCACCACCGAGATCGCTCCCCTAGGCTCCCACTACTACGCCGAGGGCTACCACCAGCAGTACCTTTCCAGCTACAAAAACCCGAACGGCTACCGCTGCCACAGCAACACCGGAGTGCCGTTCCCGGAGTAA
- a CDS encoding PLP-dependent aminotransferase family protein: MTGQHVPASTLSGLLGDWSGASGPAYRSLAERLRLLIADGRIMPGARVPSERELTDALGVSRTTVASAYRELRDRGYLTSRRGSGSVTSLPSKIEPELGRHHAPGIDTEGLYDFTCAASPAVPGISTAVGEALEDLPRHLATPGYHPQGLPELREAIAASYEARGLATSPDQIIVTAGALAATSIAIRAMTQIGDRVLTESPTHPNSVDAIRRSGCRVVAVPMSPGGWDLPLLEATIRQTSPRAAWMVVDFQNPTGWLMSAADRQRLAIAFARARTTAIIDETLFELALDGQEMPPPFALFDPAGVITVGSVSKSFWGGLRIGWIRAPEALVARILDARGSLDLGAPVLEQLVVCRLLRERAGVLAERRTALALQRDALADALRSSLPSWRFEVPGGGLSLWCELPDPVGSSLVGVAQRNGVLVVAGSRFSPDGGLESFLRLPYTLDADTLRDAVRRLADSYAGLAAGAPPRRTAMIA; this comes from the coding sequence ATGACAGGCCAACATGTCCCGGCGAGCACCCTCTCCGGCCTGCTCGGTGACTGGTCGGGCGCCTCCGGCCCGGCGTACCGGAGTCTTGCCGAGCGGCTCCGGCTGCTGATCGCCGACGGCCGGATCATGCCCGGCGCTCGGGTGCCGAGCGAGCGCGAACTCACCGACGCCCTCGGAGTCAGCCGGACGACCGTCGCCTCGGCGTACCGCGAACTGCGCGACCGCGGCTACCTCACCAGCCGCCGCGGTTCGGGCAGCGTCACCTCGCTCCCGTCGAAGATCGAGCCCGAACTCGGCCGTCACCACGCGCCCGGGATCGACACGGAAGGGCTCTACGACTTCACTTGCGCGGCCTCCCCCGCGGTACCGGGAATCAGTACTGCGGTCGGCGAGGCGCTCGAAGATCTCCCGCGGCATTTGGCGACTCCCGGCTACCACCCACAAGGGTTGCCCGAGTTGCGCGAGGCGATCGCGGCGTCGTACGAGGCTCGCGGACTGGCCACCTCGCCCGACCAGATCATCGTCACCGCCGGCGCGCTGGCCGCGACGTCCATCGCGATCCGGGCGATGACGCAGATCGGCGACCGGGTGCTGACCGAGAGCCCGACCCACCCGAACTCGGTGGATGCCATCCGGCGCAGCGGTTGCCGGGTGGTCGCCGTCCCGATGAGTCCCGGCGGCTGGGACCTTCCATTGCTGGAGGCAACTATCCGGCAGACGTCGCCGCGGGCCGCCTGGATGGTGGTCGACTTCCAGAATCCGACCGGCTGGTTGATGTCTGCGGCCGATCGGCAGCGGTTGGCGATCGCGTTCGCCCGTGCACGGACGACGGCGATCATCGACGAGACGCTGTTCGAGTTGGCGCTGGACGGGCAGGAGATGCCGCCGCCGTTCGCACTGTTCGATCCGGCGGGTGTGATCACGGTCGGGTCGGTGAGCAAGTCGTTCTGGGGCGGGCTGCGGATCGGGTGGATCCGGGCGCCGGAGGCACTGGTTGCTCGCATCCTCGACGCTCGGGGCTCGCTGGATCTGGGGGCGCCGGTGCTGGAGCAACTGGTCGTCTGCCGGTTGCTGCGGGAGCGCGCCGGAGTACTGGCGGAACGGCGTACTGCGCTGGCTTTGCAACGGGACGCACTCGCGGATGCCTTGCGATCCTCGCTGCCGTCGTGGCGGTTCGAGGTACCGGGTGGCGGATTGTCGCTGTGGTGCGAGTTGCCCGATCCGGTCGGCTCCAGCCTGGTCGGGGTCGCGCAGCGCAACGGCGTACTGGTGGTGGCCGGCTCTCGCTTCTCCCCGGACGGGGGTCTGGAGAGCTTCCTGCGGTTGCCGTACACGCTCGACGCGGACACGCTGCGTGACGCAGTACGGCGACTGGCCGACTCGTACGCCGGACTGGCTGCCGGAGCGCCACCTCGGCGTACGGCGATGATCGCGTGA
- a CDS encoding YczE/YyaS/YitT family protein translates to MTATAEAPRALAALNPIQQLQAGQLPRRLVQLYVGLTLYGASMGLMIQGNLGLDPWDVLHSGITKHLDVSFGTVVIAMSFVVLLGWIPLRQWPGLGTISNAIVIGLVTDLTLSTVDRPDALWLRIVFMASGIVVNALAGALYIGAQFGPGPRDGLMTGLVRRTGLSVRLVRTTLEVTVLAIGWLLGGVVGFGTVAYALAIGPLVHFLLPLFTVRLPAATK, encoded by the coding sequence GTGACCGCCACTGCCGAAGCCCCGCGCGCTCTTGCCGCCCTCAACCCGATCCAGCAGCTCCAAGCGGGCCAGTTGCCGCGCCGCCTCGTGCAGCTGTACGTCGGGCTCACCCTGTACGGCGCTTCGATGGGCCTGATGATCCAGGGCAACCTCGGCCTCGATCCCTGGGACGTGCTGCACTCGGGCATCACCAAGCATCTCGACGTCAGCTTCGGCACCGTGGTGATCGCGATGAGCTTCGTGGTGTTGCTCGGGTGGATCCCGCTGCGGCAGTGGCCCGGGCTCGGCACGATCAGCAACGCCATCGTGATCGGGCTGGTGACCGACCTGACGCTGTCGACGGTGGATCGCCCGGACGCGCTCTGGCTGCGCATCGTCTTCATGGCCAGCGGAATCGTGGTCAACGCGCTGGCCGGTGCGCTCTACATCGGCGCGCAATTCGGCCCCGGTCCGCGCGACGGGCTGATGACGGGCCTCGTACGGCGTACTGGTCTCAGCGTGCGCCTGGTCCGGACGACCCTGGAGGTCACCGTGCTCGCGATCGGCTGGCTACTCGGCGGCGTCGTCGGCTTCGGAACCGTCGCCTACGCCCTCGCCATCGGACCGCTGGTCCACTTCCTCCTTCCCCTCTTCACCGTCCGCTTGCCCGCAGCAACCAAGTAG
- a CDS encoding cystathionine gamma-synthase → MTYEHSYGFETLAIHAGNEPDPTTGSVVPPIYATSTYKQDGVGGLRNGYEYSRSANPTRTALEECLAAIEAGTRGFAFASGLAAEDTLIRSLCVPGDHVVFPDDAYGGTFRLFSKVLGNWGVEMTPAAVTHPEAIRAAIRPGKTKIVWLETPTNPLLNVADIAIVAQIAHDAGALLVVDNTFASPYLQQPLELGADVVVHSTTKYMGGHSDVVGGALIVRDAELADKIAFHQNAIGAVAGPFDAWLVLRGIKTLGVRMDRHSDNAEKVVEFLQRHKGVTSVLYPGVDGHPGHETAAKQMKRFGGIVSFRVTGGEQHALDICNKAEVFTLGESLGGVESLIEHPGKMTHASVAGTPLEVPADLIRLSVGIETIDDLLADLDRAMS, encoded by the coding sequence GTGACCTACGAACACTCCTACGGATTCGAGACGCTCGCCATCCATGCCGGGAACGAGCCCGACCCCACCACCGGCTCGGTGGTTCCGCCGATCTACGCGACCAGCACCTACAAGCAGGACGGCGTCGGCGGGCTGCGCAACGGCTACGAGTACTCCCGGTCGGCCAACCCGACCCGGACCGCGCTCGAGGAGTGTCTGGCCGCGATCGAGGCCGGGACGAGAGGGTTCGCCTTCGCCAGCGGCCTGGCCGCCGAGGACACGCTGATCCGCTCGCTCTGTGTGCCGGGGGACCATGTGGTCTTCCCCGACGACGCGTACGGCGGCACGTTCCGGCTGTTCTCGAAGGTGCTCGGCAACTGGGGCGTCGAGATGACCCCGGCGGCCGTCACGCACCCGGAGGCGATCCGGGCCGCGATCCGTCCGGGCAAGACCAAGATCGTCTGGCTGGAGACGCCGACCAACCCGCTGCTGAACGTGGCCGACATCGCCATCGTGGCGCAGATCGCTCACGACGCCGGTGCGTTGCTGGTGGTGGACAACACGTTCGCCTCGCCGTACCTGCAGCAGCCGCTCGAGCTCGGTGCCGACGTGGTGGTGCACTCGACCACGAAGTACATGGGCGGTCACTCGGACGTCGTCGGCGGTGCGCTGATCGTTCGCGACGCGGAGCTGGCCGACAAGATCGCCTTCCACCAGAACGCGATCGGTGCCGTCGCCGGGCCGTTCGACGCCTGGCTGGTACTGCGGGGCATCAAGACCCTGGGCGTTCGGATGGACCGGCACAGCGACAACGCCGAGAAGGTCGTCGAGTTCCTGCAGCGCCACAAGGGCGTCACCTCGGTGCTCTACCCGGGCGTCGACGGCCACCCCGGCCACGAGACCGCGGCCAAGCAGATGAAGCGCTTCGGCGGCATCGTGTCGTTCCGGGTGACCGGCGGCGAGCAGCACGCGCTGGACATCTGCAACAAGGCCGAGGTCTTCACCCTGGGCGAGTCGCTGGGCGGCGTCGAGTCGCTGATCGAGCACCCGGGCAAGATGACCCACGCCTCGGTCGCCGGCACCCCGCTGGAGGTCCCGGCGGACCTGATCCGGCTCAGCGTCGGCATCGAGACGATCGACGACCTGCTGGCCGATCTCGACCGCGCAATGTCCTGA
- a CDS encoding glutamate mutase L, giving the protein MQSFVAVDFGSTFTKAIAVDAGSGELIARAEHRTTIDTDVLDGYQACRTALLAVDKGIAKAEVLACSSAGGGLRIGVVGNEELVTAEAGRRVALSSGGRVVAVVNGGLTATSLKALRAERPDVVLLLGGTDGGNSAVLENAAAVLAKYKWRRPVVAAGNIEAQGVVGSMLAEGNVPHVLADNVVPEIGVFAPDSARAAIREMFLAHVIGGKNLSRDPGFARMVRAATPDVVLRGVEVLASLHGDVAVVDIGGATTDVHSVIELDPEDANLGREVVATHPVTRTVEGDLGMRWSAVPVVAAGVEAGLIPEDPVLRVAAKRRHDEPSYLPDSADETSYDELLARVAVTVALRRHAGRQRVVFGPGGRVIERSGKDLREVDLLVGSGGVLRHNGPDLAARVLGAVAAGAQEEGWLVPSGARTCVDTEYVLAGVGLLADVAPVAAEGLARRVGSNIHGTGTTGN; this is encoded by the coding sequence ATGCAGTCCTTTGTGGCGGTCGACTTCGGGTCGACCTTCACGAAGGCGATCGCGGTGGACGCCGGCTCGGGTGAGTTGATCGCCCGGGCCGAACACCGCACCACGATCGACACCGACGTGCTGGACGGCTATCAGGCCTGCCGTACCGCGCTTCTCGCGGTCGACAAGGGGATCGCCAAGGCCGAGGTGCTCGCCTGTTCGAGTGCGGGTGGCGGTCTGCGGATCGGTGTCGTTGGCAACGAAGAGCTCGTCACCGCCGAAGCGGGCCGCCGGGTGGCGTTGTCGAGCGGTGGCCGGGTGGTTGCCGTGGTCAACGGTGGACTGACGGCGACGTCTCTGAAGGCGTTGCGGGCCGAACGTCCGGACGTGGTGCTGTTGCTGGGCGGCACGGACGGCGGCAACTCCGCCGTACTGGAGAACGCGGCAGCCGTGCTCGCGAAGTACAAGTGGCGTCGGCCGGTGGTTGCTGCTGGCAACATCGAGGCACAGGGTGTGGTCGGCTCCATGCTTGCCGAGGGCAACGTGCCGCACGTGCTGGCGGACAACGTCGTACCGGAGATCGGGGTGTTCGCGCCCGACAGTGCGCGGGCCGCGATCCGGGAGATGTTCCTGGCGCACGTGATCGGTGGCAAGAACCTGTCGCGCGATCCCGGGTTCGCCCGGATGGTCCGCGCCGCGACGCCTGACGTCGTACTACGAGGTGTCGAGGTGCTCGCGTCGTTGCACGGCGATGTCGCCGTGGTCGACATCGGCGGGGCGACCACCGACGTCCACTCGGTGATCGAACTCGACCCGGAGGACGCGAACCTCGGCCGCGAGGTGGTCGCCACGCACCCGGTCACGCGCACTGTCGAAGGTGACCTCGGGATGCGGTGGAGCGCCGTACCGGTGGTCGCCGCCGGGGTCGAGGCTGGGCTGATCCCGGAGGATCCGGTACTGCGGGTTGCGGCGAAGCGGCGGCACGACGAGCCGTCGTACCTGCCGGATTCGGCCGACGAGACGTCGTACGACGAACTGCTGGCGCGGGTGGCCGTGACGGTGGCGTTGCGGCGGCATGCGGGGCGGCAGCGGGTGGTGTTCGGTCCGGGTGGGCGGGTGATCGAGCGGTCCGGCAAGGATCTGCGCGAGGTGGATCTGCTGGTCGGGTCCGGGGGAGTGCTCCGGCACAACGGTCCTGACCTCGCGGCCCGGGTACTGGGAGCGGTCGCTGCCGGCGCCCAGGAGGAGGGCTGGCTGGTGCCTTCGGGGGCACGGACCTGCGTGGACACGGAGTACGTCCTTGCTGGGGTCGGGCTGCTCGCCGATGTCGCCCCGGTCGCCGCGGAAGGTCTCGCCCGGCGGGTGGGCTCGAACATTCATGGAACCGGTACTACGGGGAACTAG
- a CDS encoding AI-2E family transporter, whose product MNKPDEPVGRDDSADVPDVGRDEESPVADNQAADEVSSTVVPEDGAGVVMPSSRGPVDVGVTAGMQIASAWAWRFLVVVAAVVVIGYGLQYLSEVVIPVVVGVLLTALLAPATNTLHRARVPRGPAAGITVIGTIVLVAGLLTLVGTQIATQFDKLSTQVGEGVQKLRDLVKINLNVTDQDITDSLNKVKDTVMKGGALGQRAAEVGTTATHVVAGLFISLFCLFFFLYQGSQIWAWLVRLFPLQAREKVDSSARKAWVSLTAFVRATIIVAAVDAIGISLGAAILGLPLVSAIGILVFVGAFVPVVGAFVSGIVAVLVALVAKGPIVAIIMLAVVIAVQQVEAHVLQPFLLGRAVSVHPLAVILSIATGVVIAGIVGALVAVPTAAVLNTIVNHLAGNDVDPEPPRPLPRRPLPRRRTSPAPNPEALE is encoded by the coding sequence ATGAACAAGCCGGACGAGCCGGTGGGGCGGGACGACTCGGCCGACGTACCGGACGTCGGGCGGGACGAGGAGAGTCCTGTCGCGGACAACCAGGCGGCCGACGAGGTCAGCTCGACGGTGGTACCGGAGGACGGAGCCGGCGTCGTGATGCCCTCCAGCCGCGGACCGGTGGATGTCGGGGTGACGGCCGGCATGCAGATCGCCAGCGCCTGGGCGTGGCGGTTCCTGGTGGTCGTGGCCGCGGTCGTGGTGATCGGCTACGGACTGCAGTACCTGTCCGAGGTCGTCATTCCGGTGGTGGTCGGCGTGCTGCTGACCGCCCTGCTGGCGCCCGCGACGAATACGCTGCACCGCGCCCGGGTCCCGCGGGGCCCTGCGGCCGGCATCACGGTGATCGGCACGATCGTGCTGGTGGCCGGCCTGCTGACCCTCGTCGGCACCCAGATCGCGACCCAGTTCGACAAGTTGTCCACGCAGGTCGGCGAAGGTGTGCAGAAGCTCCGCGACCTGGTCAAGATCAACCTCAACGTCACCGACCAGGACATCACGGACTCGCTGAACAAGGTGAAGGACACCGTGATGAAGGGCGGCGCGCTCGGCCAGCGCGCGGCCGAGGTCGGTACCACGGCTACGCACGTCGTGGCCGGACTCTTCATCTCACTGTTCTGCCTGTTCTTCTTCCTCTACCAGGGCTCGCAGATCTGGGCCTGGCTGGTCCGGCTGTTCCCCCTGCAGGCCAGGGAGAAGGTGGATTCGTCCGCCCGGAAGGCGTGGGTCTCGCTGACCGCGTTCGTCCGGGCCACCATCATCGTGGCGGCCGTGGACGCGATCGGGATCTCACTGGGTGCGGCGATCCTCGGGCTGCCGCTGGTCAGCGCGATCGGGATCCTGGTGTTCGTCGGCGCGTTCGTCCCCGTGGTGGGTGCGTTCGTCAGTGGGATCGTCGCGGTCCTCGTGGCATTGGTTGCCAAGGGCCCCATTGTTGCGATCATCATGCTGGCCGTGGTGATCGCCGTGCAGCAGGTGGAGGCGCACGTCCTGCAGCCGTTCCTGCTCGGCCGGGCGGTGAGCGTTCATCCGCTCGCGGTGATCCTGTCGATCGCCACCGGCGTGGTGATCGCGGGGATCGTGGGCGCCCTGGTCGCAGTACCGACAGCCGCCGTGCTCAACACGATCGTGAACCACCTGGCCGGCAACGACGTCGACCCAGAACCACCACGACCACTTCCCCGCCGGCCACTGCCCCGACGAAGAACATCCCCCGCACCCAACCCCGAAGCGCTCGAATAG
- a CDS encoding MDR family MFS transporter: MSTTEPATTGGASPAPDNAPNYLSHRQILVILGGLMAGMFLAALDQSIVGTALPQIVSEFNSLDKLSWVVTAYLLTSTASTPLWGKISDLYGRRPLFIAAIVTFLAGSVLAALSQNIEQLIGFRAVQGLGAGGLMSLAFATIGDVIPPRERGKYMGYFGAVFGLSSVAGPLLGGLLTDGPGWRWIFWINLPIGLVALGIVAAVLKLPHVKRSHKIDYLGAAIVTGAVTALLLAVSWSGPNNGWGNGTTLALLIGAVVLAVSFVLVELRVSEPIIPMDLFKGRIFSGYAGFAFLLGFAMFGALIFLPLYLQAVKDLSPTRSGLALLPMIVGIFSASIPSGQLMSKTGRYKIYPIISAVLVAGAMVLLSTIGMNTPYWHLAIFMFIMGSGLGLSMQITVTAAQNSVPRQHMGTATSTMTFFRSMGGAIGTAVYGAVLTSRLKVHLGDIVPQTMQGMVDQLAKAANSVQALHGLKDPMKGWALSGLVNAMDDVFLVSLPFLAIALVLAIITPEQRLAGRNDAPKADGDTADLEASAAGAMH; encoded by the coding sequence ATGAGCACCACCGAGCCGGCTACGACTGGCGGCGCGTCCCCAGCGCCCGACAATGCACCGAACTACCTGTCCCACCGACAGATCCTGGTGATCCTCGGCGGCCTGATGGCCGGCATGTTCCTGGCCGCGCTCGACCAGAGCATCGTCGGTACGGCGCTGCCGCAGATCGTCAGCGAGTTCAACAGCCTGGACAAACTGTCCTGGGTGGTCACGGCGTACCTGCTGACCTCGACCGCCTCCACTCCGCTGTGGGGCAAGATCTCCGACCTGTACGGTCGCCGCCCGCTGTTCATCGCCGCGATCGTCACCTTCCTGGCCGGCTCCGTGCTGGCCGCCCTGTCGCAGAACATCGAGCAGCTGATCGGCTTCCGGGCCGTCCAGGGTCTCGGTGCCGGCGGTCTGATGTCCCTCGCGTTCGCCACCATCGGCGACGTGATCCCGCCGCGTGAGCGCGGCAAGTACATGGGGTACTTCGGCGCCGTGTTCGGCCTGTCCTCGGTGGCCGGCCCGCTGCTCGGCGGTCTGCTCACCGACGGTCCCGGCTGGCGCTGGATCTTCTGGATCAACCTGCCGATCGGCCTGGTCGCCCTGGGCATCGTGGCCGCCGTCCTCAAGCTCCCGCACGTGAAGCGCAGCCACAAGATCGACTACCTGGGTGCCGCGATCGTCACCGGTGCTGTCACCGCGCTGCTGCTCGCGGTCTCCTGGAGCGGCCCGAACAACGGTTGGGGCAACGGAACGACCCTGGCGCTGCTGATCGGCGCCGTCGTCCTGGCCGTCAGCTTCGTCCTGGTCGAGCTGCGGGTCTCCGAGCCGATCATCCCGATGGACCTGTTCAAGGGCCGGATCTTCTCCGGGTACGCCGGGTTCGCCTTCCTGCTGGGCTTCGCGATGTTCGGTGCGCTGATCTTCCTGCCGCTCTACCTGCAGGCGGTCAAGGACCTGTCCCCGACCCGGTCGGGCCTGGCCCTGCTGCCGATGATCGTCGGTATCTTCAGCGCCTCGATCCCGAGCGGTCAGCTGATGAGCAAGACCGGCCGCTACAAGATCTACCCGATCATCTCCGCGGTCCTGGTCGCCGGCGCGATGGTGCTGCTGTCCACGATCGGGATGAACACGCCGTACTGGCACCTGGCGATCTTCATGTTCATCATGGGTTCCGGCCTGGGTCTGTCGATGCAGATCACCGTCACCGCGGCACAGAACAGCGTGCCCCGGCAGCACATGGGCACCGCGACCTCGACGATGACGTTCTTCCGCTCGATGGGTGGCGCGATCGGTACGGCCGTGTACGGCGCGGTGCTGACCAGCCGCTTGAAGGTGCACCTGGGCGACATCGTCCCGCAGACGATGCAGGGCATGGTCGACCAGCTCGCCAAGGCCGCGAACAGCGTGCAGGCGCTGCACGGCCTGAAGGACCCGATGAAGGGCTGGGCGCTGTCCGGTCTGGTCAACGCGATGGACGACGTGTTCCTGGTCTCGCTTCCGTTCCTGGCGATCGCGCTGGTGCTGGCGATCATCACCCCGGAGCAGCGGCTGGCCGGTCGCAACGACGCCCCCAAGGCCGACGGCGACACCGCCGACCTGGAGGCTTCCGCCGCCGGCGCGATGCACTGA
- a CDS encoding MarR family winged helix-turn-helix transcriptional regulator: MHVNDPYAPQTPLEGVLHAFTRIGRRLKSKQPGDTIDHSAHLVLFVLRCNGALRLSDLAARMEIDASTASRHVRALEQAGLIQRSADPDDGRAFRVELTEQGTAEWEAAAKRRMELLTQAMEGWTDSDIETFEKLMTRFADGVTSIVDERGEGRAWADKGWTAAMAAHHGAAPENAAHQNTEKNVENR, from the coding sequence ATGCATGTAAATGATCCGTACGCTCCGCAGACCCCGCTCGAGGGGGTCCTGCACGCGTTCACGCGGATCGGCCGCCGGCTGAAGTCCAAGCAGCCCGGGGACACGATCGACCACAGCGCCCACCTGGTGCTGTTCGTCCTGCGGTGCAACGGGGCACTGCGGTTGTCCGACCTGGCCGCCCGGATGGAGATCGACGCCTCGACGGCGAGCCGGCATGTCCGGGCGCTGGAGCAGGCGGGCCTGATCCAGCGGTCGGCCGATCCCGACGACGGCCGGGCCTTCCGGGTCGAGCTGACCGAGCAGGGTACCGCGGAGTGGGAAGCCGCCGCCAAGCGGCGGATGGAGTTGCTGACCCAGGCCATGGAGGGCTGGACCGACTCCGATATCGAGACTTTCGAGAAGCTGATGACCCGGTTCGCGGACGGGGTCACCAGCATCGTCGACGAGCGGGGCGAGGGCAGGGCCTGGGCCGACAAGGGCTGGACCGCCGCAATGGCCGCGCATCACGGCGCCGCGCCTGAGAACGCCGCGCACCAGAACACCGAGAAGAACGTGGAGAACCGATGA
- a CDS encoding SDR family oxidoreductase, which yields MQQVAVVTGGGSGLGREMALALAAAGFDVTVTGRTLTKLEETAAAGEQVAAVGAAGVGTLRTAVLDVTDGPAVREFFASLERIDLLVNNAGTGMPAAPVEEVSEEDWRAVVDTNLTGSFLCAQAAYALMLRQKPSGGRIINNGSISAHVPRPQAVAYTASKHAISGLTKALELEGRTHGITATQIDIGNAATAMTERMEQGALQPDGSIRVEPTFDPRTVAAFVVQIAQLPTSVAVPTLMVMAAGMPYAGRG from the coding sequence ATGCAGCAGGTCGCGGTGGTCACGGGTGGCGGGTCGGGGCTCGGGCGCGAGATGGCGTTGGCTCTGGCCGCGGCCGGCTTCGACGTCACGGTGACCGGGCGGACTCTGACGAAGCTGGAGGAGACCGCCGCGGCGGGGGAGCAGGTGGCCGCTGTCGGTGCTGCCGGAGTGGGTACGTTGCGGACCGCCGTACTGGATGTGACCGACGGACCCGCAGTACGGGAGTTCTTTGCTTCGCTCGAGCGGATCGACCTGCTGGTGAACAACGCCGGCACGGGGATGCCTGCTGCTCCTGTCGAGGAGGTCAGCGAGGAGGATTGGCGGGCTGTGGTCGACACCAATCTCACCGGGTCCTTCCTGTGCGCACAGGCGGCGTACGCGCTGATGCTGCGGCAGAAGCCTTCCGGTGGGCGGATCATCAACAACGGGTCGATCTCCGCGCACGTACCGCGACCGCAGGCGGTCGCCTACACCGCGAGCAAACACGCCATCTCAGGTCTCACCAAGGCCCTCGAACTGGAGGGCCGAACCCACGGCATCACGGCAACCCAGATCGACATCGGCAACGCAGCCACCGCGATGACCGAACGCATGGAACAAGGTGCCCTCCAACCGGACGGCTCGATCCGCGTCGAGCCGACCTTCGACCCACGCACGGTTGCGGCCTTCGTGGTCCAGATCGCCCAATTGCCTACGTCGGTGGCGGTCCCCACGCTGATGGTGATGGCAGCAGGCATGCCGTACGCCGGCCGCGGCTGA